Genomic DNA from Prevotella intermedia ATCC 25611 = DSM 20706:
AGCGACGATGCGCCCTGTACCAACGAGTTGTTCGACGGAAACGACACGTTACCGCCTTCCACAAGTTTTATTATTTCGTCTTCCTTGCCTTCGTAACGCAGCTTGAAGTTTTGCGCATCAAAGTCGAATGTAGCGTCGGTGTTGTAGTTAAGGTTCATATTCACCTTGTCGCCAACCTTTCCGTTCACATTCAAATTTATCTTTTCGTCGAAGTTCATCGTTGTCATCTTGCGGTTTCTGATGGGCAACGATGGGTTGTCGATGTTTTTCAGCGTAGCACCAAAGCGCAGTTCGGCTGTTCCCTGCGTTCTTACACGCACGCCACCGGGACCGAATATCTTCTCTGCAGGACCGAGTGCGAAGTGCATATCCGTAAAGTCGAACTTCTCTTTTCCTTTCTTTTCTAATATCTCCTTGTTCTTCTGGCGATAGTAATCGGCAAAACTGCGCTTCTCGCTCCACGCCCTGTACTCTTCGGGCGTCATCATAATAGGTGTTGTAATATAGGTGTCGCCTATCTTGTTGCCTATTATATACATGTTGAGCGTGTCGTTGTATTCCACGCTCTGCTTCAGATTTTCGGGACGAGCGAGGTCGTAAGAGCCTTGCTCTAAGTCGTCGTGGGTTATGGGTGTGGTGCGTTGCACCTTCCAACGTGGGTGCAGCAGCGAGTCGGGAATGTCCTCGTTCTCCAATTCAACGTCCAATACATTTGCCTTCTTCGTTGTGTCGGGTGGCGCAACCATCGTCTGCAATGCGCTTACAAATGGCAACACATTCGCAAACGAGCGTCCCAAAGCCAACAGACTGATGCCTGCAAGCAACATAAGAATGGATAATATGTATTTTCTTTGTTTCATTGATGAAAACTTTGCCCGCCGCTTTTTCTTTCCGAAAATCTTTCAACGATGAAAAAACGAACGCGCAACGGTTTGTCTATTTTATTTGCTTCAACGCTAATTTCACCACCTGTTCCACTGGTAAATCGGGCTGTTCGGTCAAGATAGCTACCACAACCTTTGCCGATGGTGCAGGCGAGAAGCCCAACATCGTGAGTGCTCCCACTGCTTCGTCTTTTACAGCATTGTTTACGTTCGCCGTGACTGGTTGGCTGCTGACGTGCAATTCTTCGGCTATACCGCTTTGCACTATCTTGTCTTTTAAGTCTACGATGATGCGTTGTGCCGTCTTCAGACCGATGCCCTTTACGGTTTTCAGCATCTTGTCGTCGCCGTTGGCTATCACGTTGCACAGTTCGGCAGGCGTGAGCGACGACAGTATCATACGTGCGGTGTTCGCTCCCACCCCCGACACGGTGATGAGCAGTCGGTAGAGCGAACGTTCCTGCTTTGTGGCAAAGCCGTAAAGCGTATAGTTATCGTCGCGTCCGCCCGTCATAATGGCTTCGTGTACAAACAACTTTACGCTTTGCTTGCCCTGGATTACACTGTAAGTATTCAGCGAAATGTTCAGTCCGTAGCCCACGCCATGCGCTTCTACGACTGCCAATGCCGGCGAAAGCTCGACAAGTTCACCCTTTATATATTCTATCATAAAAACTTTTCTTTGTCTTTGCCTGCTCAAGCAGGGCTTTGTATATACATCTTTATAAACGATGTGCCCTGCCTTTTATTGCATTCGAGCCGTAAAAAGCTGTGTTTCGCTGCAATACGCTTACTTCTTTCCTCTTGTATAGAGCTTTCTGTATCGCGTACCCACGCTGCGAAGCTTACCCTCTGCTTCCAAGCGGGCAGACAGTTGATAGGCATACGATTGGGAAAGACCGAGCTTTTGGCGCAGGTCGGCAACGGTGATGATAGGGTTTTCGGTGAACAACTCGTCGATTGCGGAATCGACAACTTCGGTTGTGGGAACCGACGAGGTGCCAAAACGGTAGGTCATATTCTCGAACTGGGTGTCGTCGAGCGACTCAAGAAACTCCGTATCGGGGCGGAACTTCACCGTTCTCACCTTCGGATTGTTCAATCTACGGTGGTGTGTGTGCGGGTCTTCGTAGATGTCGCCTTTCACAGCGAGCGAAAAGTAG
This window encodes:
- the ruvA gene encoding Holliday junction branch migration protein RuvA, with product MIEYIKGELVELSPALAVVEAHGVGYGLNISLNTYSVIQGKQSVKLFVHEAIMTGGRDDNYTLYGFATKQERSLYRLLITVSGVGANTARMILSSLTPAELCNVIANGDDKMLKTVKGIGLKTAQRIIVDLKDKIVQSGIAEELHVSSQPVTANVNNAVKDEAVGALTMLGFSPAPSAKVVVAILTEQPDLPVEQVVKLALKQIK
- a CDS encoding HU family DNA-binding protein, which translates into the protein MAVFYKLIKTHGALPKNAEYRVVAVENETVGVKHLAQRIQEATSLTPSDVVAAVSALKDEMAAELKMGNNVHLPGLGYFSLAVKGDIYEDPHTHHRRLNNPKVRTVKFRPDTEFLESLDDTQFENMTYRFGTSSVPTTEVVDSAIDELFTENPIITVADLRQKLGLSQSYAYQLSARLEAEGKLRSVGTRYRKLYTRGKK